The Gehongia tenuis sequence CCACCACATGGGCGTTGGCCTTGCGGATCGTGGCGCTGTCATTGTACACCCGGTCCTTATCCGAATCGGTGGTGGCAAGCACCATGCCATTGCGGTCCTTGATATCGCCGGCGATGATGTTTTTCTTCACACTGGCCAGCCGGGGATTGTAAGGATTGTTGAGCCATCTGGCACCGTAGGAATATACGGAATAAGAAAAATATCCCACCATGAATACAAAAGCAGCGATAAACAGGAAGGCAAGCCGCTTGATATTTCGTTTTACCTTGGTCATATTGTTCATTTGAATTCACCTCCCATGCCCATCGACTCGAGATCCGCTCGGTCGAGATCGGCATTTCGGATGTTGATGCCCTGCAAAATCCCGATCATGATCATACAGGTGAGCATGGAACTGCCGCCGTAACTCACAAAAGGCAGTGTGATGCCCGTGAGCGGAATCATCTTGGTTACGCCGCCTATGATGATGAAGCTTTGCAGCATCAGGATGGTGGTACATCCAAAAGCCAGGATGGAATAAAAGGGCTGGCGGGCATTGAGCGCCGTAATGGCGCCGCGGAAGGTGAGCAGAATGAAGAAAGCCACAATGCACACACCGGCCAGAATGCCCATCTCCTCACAGATGGCGGCAAAGATGTAGTCGGTGCTGGCGAAGGGAATGCTGCCCGGCGTACCCTGATAAAGGCCCATGCCCAGGATACCTCCGCTGGCGATGGCCGTAAGGCCATGCACAATCTGGTAGCCCGAACCCGTGGCATCCTGCCAGGGGTCCTGCCATACGGCCACCCTGCGCTTCACATGGCTAAACAGCTTGTAGCTGAGAACCGCGCCTCCCGCGCCCGCCGCAAGGCCAAGCCCAGTAATCACCAGGTTGGACGTTCCCACATAATAGAGAATGAGGAACGTAAACGCATAAAGCATGGCGGCACCCAGGTCCGTCTGCAGTACCAGAAGGCCCATAGCAAAAGCCACAAAGGCAAACATGGGCAGATGGGTAACAATCTTGCGGCTGCGGTCGATGACCGCCGCAATCACAAACACCAGCATGATTTTTACAAATTCCGAAGGCTGGATGGCGATGCCGCCAATGTTAAACCAGTTCTTGGCACCATTGATATCCTTACCGAAAAGGTAGGACAGCGACAAAAGTCCGATACCGCCGATCATCAGCCAATAGCGAAGTTTATGCCAGGTCTCCACCTTAACCCGCTGCACCACGGCGGCGGCAATAAACATACAAACCGTACCGATAGCGTACCACACCATCTGGCGCATGGC is a genomic window containing:
- a CDS encoding FtsW/RodA/SpoVE family cell cycle protein, whose product is MRRISLPGTGMLLTVIVLFEASAFGLIAFRGETLDIQALIIGGGIIFMFLLSYNLMNHIFAGVDRYALIIVNILACLGFIMQYRLNPGTAMRQMVWYAIGTVCMFIAAAVVQRVKVETWHKLRYWLMIGGIGLLSLSYLFGKDINGAKNWFNIGGIAIQPSEFVKIMLVFVIAAVIDRSRKIVTHLPMFAFVAFAMGLLVLQTDLGAAMLYAFTFLILYYVGTSNLVITGLGLAAGAGGAVLSYKLFSHVKRRVAVWQDPWQDATGSGYQIVHGLTAIASGGILGMGLYQGTPGSIPFASTDYIFAAICEEMGILAGVCIVAFFILLTFRGAITALNARQPFYSILAFGCTTILMLQSFIIIGGVTKMIPLTGITLPFVSYGGSSMLTCMIMIGILQGINIRNADLDRADLESMGMGGEFK